From Malaya genurostris strain Urasoe2022 chromosome 2, Malgen_1.1, whole genome shotgun sequence:
TTATACTGCTTGGGGTGCTGGTGTTTCGTGCTATCACAGAACAAGTGCTTTCAGAAGATTGCGAGCTTTCAAAACGTTTATCAAATGATGCAATTCCGACACATTATAATATTCAAATTCGAATAGAAAATCTCTCCGGAAAAGATAGTTACGAAGGATTAGTGGAAATCTATATTGAAATCCTAAACGCCACCAACGAAATTGTTCTTCATTCTACCAATCATAGCATCCGAAAAATTCGGTTGTTTCATCAAAATAGTGATACGAATTTCACGGAGCTCGATCAGCCGACAAAAAAGTTGGAAGACCTGTATGACCTTTTAATTCTGACTTCTAATCAACCGCTCGGAAGCGGTAACTATTTGCTGCATATCAGTTTCGAAGGAACAGTGACTGATGTACCCGAAGGAATATTTACTCGATTTTATACTGACCGAGAAGGTCGACGAAGATCCTACACAGCGGTACATTGCGAACCAATGAACGCACGGAAGATTTTCCCTTGTTTCGATGAGCCGGGCTTCAAAGCGTCCTTCAATGTATCCATTATTCATCATCAAAATTACAGTGCTGCGACGAACATGCCTTTGATATCTGCATTACCCTACGATCAGCATTACGTCAAGTCTTCCTTTCAACAAACACCAAGAATGTCAACCTACCTACTGTCATTTGTCGTATCGGATTTCATTCGGGAAACGTTCGGTGAACAATCGATACTGGCATCCGTTGATGTTCTCAATGGCACTGAATTTGCAAAACGTATTGCCAACGACATAATGATCGCGTTGGACACACACTTCCGACTGCCGTACAAAAAGTACATGCCGCAAATAACACATCTGATCATTCCGAACCTCACATCCCATTGGTATGCGTCGGAGAATTGGGGCCTGATATCCTATCGGGAGGATTGTATTTTGTTTGATTCAACACGACAAGACTTGAAGCAACGTACAGTAATTCTAGAGTGTATCGCTCACGAATTGGCACATCAATGGTTCGGTAACCTGGTAACTCCGGTGTGGTGGGATCACCTATGGATCAAGGAAGGATTGGCTACCCTATACGGATTCTATGCTCTACATCTGGCATATCCCACCGAGGGATTCATGGATTTGGTCACTGCGAAAGTGCTTCAGGTGGGTTTGAGGGATTCCAGCGACAGGAAACCGATTGCACGGAGCTGTGCTTCAAAGGAAGCCTCAGAGAAACCGGATGTGATATCCGTTTATCACAAATCGGCCAGTGTGTTCAACATGTTTCGTGTGATCATGGGCGATGATCGATGGCGTCAGTTTATGATCAATTTTCTACGCAACCGAGCATTGGAGTCGATTACACCCGAAGATTTGTACGCAGAGATAGAGCTAGTTGCCGGTGGAGAAAATTTGTTTCCTGCAGGAATGACCGTTAAAGAAGTGTTCGATTCGTGGATATCCAACGCTGGAACTCCGGTGATCACAGTTCATCGCTTATATAACAACAGAAAAATGATAATTTCCCAGACTCGAATGCAATCTTGCCCTGAAAACAGTTCAAATTGGATCATTCCGTATAGTTATGTCTGCACAAACTCTACATCTCACGACGACACTGTCCAGTGGTTAACGACGCTGGCTGAATTAGTTAATGTAGATGCTTCTGAAAAGGAATGGATTGTACTGAATAAGCAACAATTCGGCACTTATCGAGTAAATTATGATGAGCAAAACTGGCGGTTGATTATTGAGGCACTTCGGAGGAACGTTTCCTGCATTCCTCGTCTCAATCGAGTACAGCTTCTGGACGATGCGTTCAATCTATTTGAAGATGATAAACTAGATGCTGCAGTTCTTCTAGAACTGACAACGTTTCTTCGACATGAGCTGGATCCTCTGGTTTGGAGTACAGCGCAACAAATTCTCGATTATTTATATGCCGAATTTGTAGGAACGACATATATCGGTCATCTAAAGGTAAAGTATCCCAAAAATGATGAAGCACATAGATTCTAATTTTCTTTTTAAAGGCATTCTTCCGATATCTGGTAGAACCTATCTATCAAAGATTGTCTACAAAACCGGACATTCTGACATTGAACTTGTCAGCCAAAAAGTGGATAGTCAAAATATCATGCTCCTACGGTAACGAAGAATGCCATGATCGGGCTcgtatggccttcaaacgggttGTCCAAACGAACACCCCGGTTAGTCGGAGCGATTACACGTTTGTTTATTGTTTCGGGCAGCAAAATTCCACTGACTTCGAGTTCGATTGGCTGCTGAGACAATTGCTGTCTATCAAAGATCACCAGGATCGACATACCCTACTAACCGTAACGGCCTGTACCAACCGTGTCGATCGGCTCTGGAGGCTAATAGATACTGTGCAAGTCGAAAGCATGGATGACGAAGAACAATGGCGAGACTCATTCGATAGTATTGTTACGGGAATTGAATTTGGATTGATCAACGGTCAATTCGCGGTCCTGGTTGAGCTACTGAgtagtggaacaatgttgttgaACCAGTTAGGAGTAAAATTGGTAAAAATGTTGGTTTCGTCTGTCACACACTTAGCAGTAACCGAAATCGAACGAAACGCTCTGGTACAATCACTGGGTAGTATGGATAGGAAGCATACAAACTTTACGGAAGACGTTGTCAGATCACTTTTTTTGAAGAATGATAACGATAAGAAAACAACAAAGTTCTTATCGATGGTTGCTTTTCTAGAGAGCTTTATCAGCGAATTATAATTAGATGAAAAGTAGTCATTTCTAAATAGTCGGATTAGCTATAAGTTACTTAGAATCTACTTCATTTTGATGAATAGTAATCACgaatttcaaatgggtatcagtTCTACATATATAAATCAAAATGGATTAATATTAAAAGTGATCATTagtataaataaattaaaaatgagTATCAATGCTTGACAAAGTTCATTTCGTACTTCGTAACttcgactttttttttattgaaagccGAATTATCACCGAATCTCAAAGATAAAtagaaaattgaataatttgattGAACGCAGAAGTGTTCACAAAAACAAGTTAAACACAGTTTGCTGACTTTCCACCCTAAGCTTCCAGGTGAGTTTCAAAGCTATAAAGACTAATCTCATAAACTctcatttccggaaccgaataaCCGATCCAAAAAACGCTCCATTCCTCATTATAATATGATTTCTTTAAGGCAaggttcctcaaaaaatcaaatttttagtaaaaattATATATTATACTCTTAGAAATGATATAGAATTAGTCCCGAGGGTACACGAGACCGAGAAGTTGGTATTAAAAAGGGGGGACGTTGCACGCCCAGGCACGATTAGTCGCGAATAAAAACTTTGCTCGGCTTTTTCTCGAAACCACGTTTTTTCAGCTAGGTGTCACTCGTTTTCCAAAACTATTGCACGTATTAAGATGAACCAAGCGGAATTTTACtctcgaaaattgaaaaatgcccGTTATTTCGTGTTCGTCAATTTTTCATTCTAGTTTCGAACATAGCCAATTCGATACAGAATATGAAactgttttgctttttgctCTCCGATGATTGGTTACCATAGGTCGTGAGACTAACGATTTTATTCATGCAATACAATCATTCCAACGCATATCTAACTTTCCGATGCCGTGCTTGTAGATGAATTTGTCTTTTGCATCAAAACAGGCTTAATATTCAGCAATTGCTTCTTCATTTGAGtttaatttcttatttctttcttcatttattttcatcaagaagcaatgttgaattaacacacgaaattgttttcaatTCGTTGTTTTGGAAATGACAAAAGTAACTAACAGATCTAAATGTCATGCAATTTCACTCATGGTCTTTTGAAAGTTGAGACTTCATAATCGTCATATGGATTACACAATGATAGCGCTATCTGTAATCGATGATTCCTTAAGTTTGAAAAGTCTATAGATGGTTCGTTAACAGTGATTTTATTAAAACTTCAAAGTTACAGCATTAGACGGTGTTACATTTTCCTCAGTTCGAACGAAATCTTGAGCCTTTCTCTTGATGAAACTCATCCACGCCTGCACAGCGGAGTCAGtgcattttttcgttttgcCCACATTTGGTGGATGCCTGTGACTGTCACGCCGCATTGTCGAAGACGCTGTTATAAAATTGTGCAATATTTTTCGATTAGTCGAAAGTCCGGGCTCTTCGGTGGATTTAGCTTGGGGACAAAATCGATCTTGTTTGGCAGTATACCTCTCCAAAACTACCTTAAAGTGGTAGCAGCTGGCCAAATCAAGCCAAAAGAAGAATTTGTCCTTATGCTTGCGGATGAACTGCAACCAGAAAAAAGCGATAGTAACTTGAATAGcaaacattattttattattgaaatggGAAAAATAATGCTTCAATTTAGTTTAATAACTTGTTTTGCTATTATTCCCAAACTTAGAGATAATATAATTCATGTAATGTAGCaatgtatttcataatattttcaaaaatttggatAAATTTTAGAGAAATTTTAGAAATTCTCAGTGAATTTAGTCAAAACTCAAGATAAACTCAATTTTTTGtgatattcattaaatttttggattataaaatgtacaaaCCTAGTAAAATAGCCATTCATCGTTTCATTCTATTGTGCCATTCATTTGGTAAGCATCAAATATCAATCATGTTGTCCCACATataattcaaatacattttaAGTTTAGTCACTGTATTGTATATTTCAATAATACTGTGCTATTGTTTTGGTGTTGGAAATACCTCAATTACTCTGCTCATGCGGGTAACAAATTCTGAGTATTCTGTTTAGCTATTTTAGTTCTTAACTCAACCTCAAGAATATCTCTTTAAACTCTTTGGGTAGTCGGAAACAAGGGCATAATAAGGCATGGGTTAACTATATTCTTCTGATCGGGAATACACGCTTTTCCGGAATTCTTCGATGTAAACTTTGAATGTCATCGTCGAGAATGTTCCGATGAATGGTTCCGTTTTCGGACCACACATTTGCAAATCGCTTACCAAACCATGGCCTTATTCGCAAGCTTGTCAGCAAACACTAGCTTGAGTCCTCCTGGCACAATTTTCGTCCAGTCACGATGTTAAACTTTTAAGCTGCTTAAAATCAAGTTCGACGTATGCTTCGTCATCGATCAAAGTGCAGCCCTTGTGTATCATCGAAAGACGGTTGTACAAGAGTTGTAGTTGTAAGAGTTAAGTTGTATCGCATCTCAATACCTTGCTGCGTATCTGACGTCCCCTGTtccattttgacgtaggactaagtTACTATGCTCATCtgtgtgcattttcaaaatttcacaacacgaaagtcTAACGAATTTCCTCCAGATTTGATatcttaataacttttttcctgTTTGAGTACTTTCTCTCATTCTTTCGCTAAACGAATGGAAtgtgtaagattgttgttaacactatgtttattacgtaaacattaTTTAAATAGTTAAACAAATAGGTCCAAAAAGGAAACATAAAAGTCAACCgatctataaatagaccctgttgcacgtttgctagatTCAGTTTATGAAAATCCATGACAGAGGAGACACATCAAGTGCGCAGAccgccatctacgtcaagacagtgaaactacacccggcattattcaactggtgcttcagtcaatggcgaatatgaggttccgttaCTCAagtctaaacgcagaaaaaacatcaactagttcttctgtgagcatatctgctgttggacattcgcagtgtgcgtttcgcttcaaacaagagtgattgtatcatccagcttctgatcgtttgcattgaaggaaaacgaaaatgaaaagtggacaacgatcaGCCGTTATAATGGCTCTGCATGtcttctaaagaactatcaagATTGCTTCTATAcaaatcgaaagtaaaaatcatcaatttagtgtgaatctagaataatttgattagctttgtgcacttttcgctgtacgAAACTCGCACCATACGAGTGCAAATAATGCTAGCATTTGACTTCATCGCATTCGagtaaaatgttccgaacagtgtttaatatcgtagagaattccacagtttggtccttctaaaggcCAAAAATGAATCCCGCACAgcattttgatcgtttttttcttcACTCAAATATTAAGATGTATGAAATATTAAAACATATGAAGAATTGTACGACTTGTGGTACGATCATATAGGCTCAAACTTGCAAATGATTTGGGATGGCGCCCTacttcctggaatacaaacTTGATCATCCGTAACCAAATAGTATTTTCCAAGGACTCCAAAGCCActaacggtccttttcaggaccccAAAAATAACATAAAGAACTTATTTATAAAACTCTCTTAAATTGCCGCACTACTTCCCAGAATACAAACACAATTTTTGGAAACCAAATTGTCCTTTTCAGCACTACAATATCATAAACGGTCAAAAGGTATCAAATTAATTATTATCTATtcacatctcgaatgcagtcctacgtcaatctcgcggttatgtctctggcattacctacTCCTAGTTTTTTTGTAGGTCCGCTGATTCCTTTTCACActcaggagcaaatgcatcttgacataaaacgtgtgcatttacttcaatgcaataagacaaataatgttgtttacatctagttttataaagagttggatgcaattcaattcgcaaaagacaatgacagtgtgcactatgtggagcacgaaaccCTTAAGTACAACATAcatagtatatatggaagatagtgctatagaagtgcgtgtgcatgatcttcactcaagcgtcatcgatccttatattcgtaaaactatgtcccaatacggagagattctgtctatcgaaaaagaaaagtggaagaactttttccatggtattctaaatggcgtacgtttgttacacaTGTGCTTGAAGATGCCTATACCTTCTCATGTggttttcggtcaggatacaagaatcccgtgcgaatcacttgttacctatgacaaccagatggccacatgtcaatattgccaaaaagctgttcactacggtaagccatgtgataaactggaaaaggagacaactacaccaaaggagaacggtgcttcctttacaccaaccccaagcgaccccagtacacctgtgacagtctccAATAACAATGAAGCATCTTCTTCAATGAAcaaagaacaaagtacaccagctgcaacaACTTATCCTCCAAACAACCAGcaatgcaaccaatgtacaacaaggtgcatctacagtaactagcagcgaactcaagactgcgagcaataccaccgatgcggcaatggatgacgagacgagccacgaacaaagtgcccctcaatcctcgcaggaggaaaatggtagctcctctccccctagaaaaagagtgacaacgagatccaacacaaaaaaaaaattaaaaaatcggttcaatcatccacgtaaagcttgtaggcaaaaaggcctgaataaaaatgtcttttaaataaaactttcgtgcatactttcAAGCACCGGCAAGttatgaagtcgttcaaggtcTAAACTGTACCGACTtgtaatgataaacagaatgaGATGGCTAAAACCCGGGCTCGCGAGCTGTATCTCGAATATTTGACGAGATTTTCTtgcgtgataatggacgatgaaacgtATGTGCTGGAAGACTTCAAGCAGCTTCCCGGAAAGTCTTTTTCTACTGTCATGCAAGGGAACAGCACAGAAGAACATGTCAGAACTAAGAAAAAGGCCAAGTTTCCGAAAagaatatttggtttggcaggcaatatacaGCTGTGGTCATCTTCACCACTACAGGAACGGCAAAAAAGGAACTTTACCGTGAATGATGCTTAAAGAatcgattgttaccattcccaCGCAACCACGACGCTCCCTCGTTATTCtggcctgatttggcatcttgtcgctACGACAAGGATGTTTTGGAATGGCACGAAGCGAATGTGGTCCATATTTTACCGGAAAAATGGCGAATTCACCCGAAGTTGTGATCTATCGAGTGGTATTGGGCTCTCGTGAAAAGAAcactctctcaatataaacaacaaatagaaaattttcgaaaatcttggacaaaagcGGCTAACTCGATTACAGAGAAGTCTGCACAGACCCTAATGGCtgaagtaaactcaaaagttagTAGTTTCTTCAAGTAGTAAATGTAATTAGTTTAAAGATGATAAACaatgcacaattaaatgaataTAAAGTGCATCTTGAATTTGTTCTACTCCAAATTTAATCTTTCCCGATTCTGTCACGAATAAGACTTAGGTATTCCAACGTCGGTTCATCAGAAAGTGACGGAGTTATCCAATAGCACACTTCAAACGGGATCACCAACCGAACGAAGCGTAGACACGTTTTAATCAGCAAATTGAGTTCTGACGACCCATTGGGCATTTGCGATACTAGCGCCAAAATGGAAACTGTTTAACATACGCTTTAGTCGATGTAATTTCGTTCCGGTGtgaagcagcagcaacagcagcagcagctttGCTGGTGGGGGAAAACTCAGTATTATCATTCGGGATAGTTATTTCAACACGGTCTCAGTGAACGAACGGTCGGGTGCGCATTCTGTTCGTGGTTTTTCCGTAGAAGGCCAGCAGTGCAACACACCTTTTACGGTAACCCGTCCCGATGTGTGTTATTGCCGCCTTAGACCTCAGGCGACCTACACCACCATCATCACGACCAGGCGAATGTGTGCTTATTGTTTCACGCTAGAATTCATATTATCTTCCTGCCTGCCTGCCCGGTGGAAGCTTTGACCGCATACCGACGCCTTCTAGGGTGAAATTTGCGATATGTGCTCCAACGTCGGGTGATGATGCTGCTGCCAATGGTTCTTTCTAGTCGGtgatatgatgaatttgttcaaaGTGATGCTTTAAGCTTCACGTGGAGATGATGAATAATTAATGAGCTCGCTCACATCAGTCCCTTGTCGGTTGCTGGAATGGAAAATACAGACGGTCTATAACCAAGGCTAATGATGATATTTTCGCAATCTTATAACGTTATCCGTACTGGGATAATGTTTCTTTGCTGTAGGTGCTTTCGTCCAATCCATACGATATACAAGTGTTTATTGTATAGTGGGTTTAACAGCATCCGTTGGTTAGCTACTACAGTTACTTGGGCAAACAAAAAGATGATATATCGCTGTGTCACTCAATCCAAGATCCCTCATGATGACGAATAATTATTGCGAGAACCTTTTGACCCACGCCGGGTTGTCTCGAGTAGCTTACTGAAGAATTGTCGCTTCTCAAATTTGTATGCCGGTAAGCATTTTTTCTTCGTCGGTCCCTCTTGAGAAGATTAATTCAGCAcaaagttgttgttgttgctagaAGATGAAACATGAGTATTTGCGTGATATTAGTTTCACCTGGCAGAGTTCGCAAccaaattttataaacagtatttttggTTAACCCTTACCCTTATCTATTATGGTAGATGATGCAATTCGATCATGTCGATATACATTGTATCTATCGAAATAGAATCATTCGTTAGCTTAGTGACTGACATCAATTACGAGCGTAATTATCCGCATTGTTGACGCAGTAATGCTATAAAGCTGCACTACCTAAGCAAACAGGTTGGATCATGAATCAACAACGCTGCACGTTTAACACGCAGTTATTTCAACATTTGCATACCACTTGCTCTTTGAAGTTAGCTTGGTAACCGCCAACAACCACCGACCGCTCGCCGCATCCCGAGCAGAGTCTAATATTAAATTGAAAACTTAACATGATGCTGCGGGTGTTGTTGGATTTTCAACACCGTTGATCATCGGGTGGGTTATTTTACTTTCCGTTGTTTTCGGCGAGAGTAGGATTAGAGTAAAGGTTAACTTTGGGGTTATACCGGGCTGCCaaacaattaataatttcgatgtTTCCGTTTCGATACATGTTTTGTCGGGTTAAAATCTGAAATTTTCGCTATGTACTCAGTCGCTTGAGTTTTAATCGAAGCAGTGATGAACGAAATATTCGAAATTAGAGACGAAATATTCTCGTTGTCATCAACCCCTTTTTccttttgaaatttgaatcttcattgacaaaaaataattacaaaattcatattcaaagtattgtacaTCGCTAGTGACTAATTTTTCATCCTTCTGATTTTGATTTCTTCATAATTGAAGGAGTGCTATTAAGCCACACCGATCGGAACGAACAATAATCGGAAGGGACAATGTCTGaactatacggcgggtggggtagGACTTGCCATTCGAGCGATTCTAAGTTTGTTTTACCCGCAGTGCAACATGTGAGCGAGCATTGTCATGTTGCAGAATTACTTTGAAGTGTTTATCGGTGTGTTGTGGTGCGGCTAAACCGCATCAATTGTCGTTGGTAAACCTCACCCATGATCCTTTCACTAGATTGCAGTAGCTCATAACACACCACACCCAGCTGGTTTCACCACATACAGAGCATAACTTTCTAGTCATGAGTATTCTGAAAGACCGTCGATGATGCTACATGACCGGGGTATCCATGCATTGCCTGACATTGTAAATTATCGTTATGGAACCACTTTTCATCGCCAAAAACATTTCGATGGAAATAACTTTTTCTTTTGAGTCGTTGAACCAGTTGAACGGACATGAA
This genomic window contains:
- the LOC131430279 gene encoding aminopeptidase N-like, whose protein sequence is MLALLILLGVLVFRAITEQVLSEDCELSKRLSNDAIPTHYNIQIRIENLSGKDSYEGLVEIYIEILNATNEIVLHSTNHSIRKIRLFHQNSDTNFTELDQPTKKLEDLYDLLILTSNQPLGSGNYLLHISFEGTVTDVPEGIFTRFYTDREGRRRSYTAVHCEPMNARKIFPCFDEPGFKASFNVSIIHHQNYSAATNMPLISALPYDQHYVKSSFQQTPRMSTYLLSFVVSDFIRETFGEQSILASVDVLNGTEFAKRIANDIMIALDTHFRLPYKKYMPQITHLIIPNLTSHWYASENWGLISYREDCILFDSTRQDLKQRTVILECIAHELAHQWFGNLVTPVWWDHLWIKEGLATLYGFYALHLAYPTEGFMDLVTAKVLQVGLRDSSDRKPIARSCASKEASEKPDVISVYHKSASVFNMFRVIMGDDRWRQFMINFLRNRALESITPEDLYAEIELVAGGENLFPAGMTVKEVFDSWISNAGTPVITVHRLYNNRKMIISQTRMQSCPENSSNWIIPYSYVCTNSTSHDDTVQWLTTLAELVNVDASEKEWIVLNKQQFGTYRVNYDEQNWRLIIEALRRNVSCIPRLNRVQLLDDAFNLFEDDKLDAAVLLELTTFLRHELDPLVWSTAQQILDYLYAEFVGTTYIGHLKAFFRYLVEPIYQRLSTKPDILTLNLSAKKWIVKISCSYGNEECHDRARMAFKRVVQTNTPVSRSDYTFVYCFGQQNSTDFEFDWLLRQLLSIKDHQDRHTLLTVTACTNRVDRLWRLIDTVQVESMDDEEQWRDSFDSIVTGIEFGLINGQFAVLVELLSSGTMLLNQLGVKLVKMLVSSVTHLAVTEIERNALVQSLGSMDRKHTNFTEDVVRSLFLKNDNDKKTTKFLSMVAFLESFISEL